In Alteromonas naphthalenivorans, one DNA window encodes the following:
- a CDS encoding efflux RND transporter periplasmic adaptor subunit yields MTVLWMLTEDAVEPNDLASQQPILKVSTLEVTPMVYRVKESVVGVTQARWQIDLISAVEGRVTTLSQGTKPGDSVALDTLLVEIDDTNYKAHLANTDAQVKQAQLELARLKHEQTVVEQVSVGNKVSDFGRFEPHIEAARANLQAAINAREQAQHRLTETHLYPPFEAIVFERRVVLGQWVNSGDRLFTLIASDSIDVHIELSPSQKKKLGTLDDQTVVFVIDQLKQKWEARLRYEMPSNSELTRQSQLVLFIEEPYGKDKSLLPNSMVSVTLIGQEIDHVVCAPATALTPDGYVWIVENGRLEKSQIRIQEQFDDRVCFQFFKQPEATREIVRYPISTMLIGQQVEPVTEDSRGGTL; encoded by the coding sequence ATGACAGTACTCTGGATGCTCACCGAAGATGCGGTGGAACCCAATGATTTAGCAAGTCAGCAACCGATTCTTAAGGTTAGTACACTGGAAGTAACACCGATGGTTTATCGTGTGAAAGAATCCGTGGTAGGTGTTACTCAGGCTAGATGGCAGATTGATCTAATTTCTGCAGTAGAAGGGCGCGTAACTACCTTGAGTCAAGGAACTAAGCCAGGAGATTCGGTTGCACTTGACACTTTATTGGTAGAAATCGACGACACAAATTATAAAGCTCACTTAGCCAACACTGATGCCCAAGTAAAACAAGCGCAGCTGGAATTGGCGCGCTTGAAACATGAACAAACCGTCGTTGAGCAAGTTTCTGTGGGAAACAAGGTCTCGGATTTCGGACGCTTTGAGCCCCACATCGAAGCTGCAAGAGCCAATTTGCAAGCAGCAATTAATGCACGTGAACAAGCTCAACATCGCTTGACCGAAACCCATTTATATCCTCCATTTGAAGCAATAGTGTTTGAGCGTCGGGTTGTTCTTGGTCAGTGGGTTAATTCTGGCGATAGGCTTTTCACATTAATCGCTAGTGACAGTATTGATGTGCACATTGAGTTGTCACCTAGTCAAAAGAAGAAGTTGGGCACTTTGGATGATCAAACCGTTGTTTTTGTCATCGACCAATTAAAGCAAAAGTGGGAAGCGCGCTTACGCTACGAGATGCCTTCTAACTCTGAACTTACTCGGCAGTCACAATTGGTGTTATTTATTGAAGAGCCTTACGGAAAAGACAAGTCTCTTCTTCCTAATAGTATGGTTAGCGTAACCCTGATCGGACAGGAAATTGACCATGTTGTGTGCGCTCCAGCAACTGCGCTGACACCTGATGGTTATGTTTGGATAGTAGAAAATGGTCGTCTGGAAAAATCGCAAATTCGGATTCAAGAGCAGTTTGATGACCGCGTTTGCTTCCAATTTTTTAAACAGCCTGAAGCAACTCGTGAGATAGTGCGTTACCCGATTAGTACAATGTTGATCGGTCAGCAGGTAGAGCCCGTGACGGAAGATAGTCGAGGAGGTACGTTGTGA